A single region of the Lotus japonicus ecotype B-129 chromosome 4, LjGifu_v1.2 genome encodes:
- the LOC130711577 gene encoding probable protein S-acyltransferase 7 → MPPQPQPQPPPSNSDSDASSLIRTYRAWKGHNVFLLRGRLIFGPDVKSIFISLFLIITPVAVFCAFVARKLVDDFPHHSGWSILVIVIAHTLFVLIALLLTSGRDPGIVPRNAHPPQPDDHDAAANINNGLSPRGRLPRTKDVIVNGITVKIKYCDTCMLYRPLRCSHCSVCDNCVERFDHHCPWVGQCIGLRNYRFYYIFVFSATLLCLYIHGFCWVYITRIKNSEEISIWKAMTKTPASIVLIIYSFVCVWFVGGLTAFHTYLISTNQSTYENFRYRYDRQVNPYNRGIVNNFKEVFCTRIPPSKNKFRSKIPKELPDASQGVGARTLSPLMRKSTGNMELVGRRVYIDEPNDDDTRDVFSNEEHSSKDSGERQDIWYLHQKSDIIPEVHDRVHEVGESNCAASESSSGPNGNTTT, encoded by the exons ATGCCGCCGCAACCGCAACCACAACCACCGCCGTCTAATTCAGATTCCGACGCTTCTTCCTTGATCAGAACTTACCGCGCCTGGAAAGGCCATAAC GTATTTTTGCTTCGAGGGAGGCTTATATTTGGACCCGATGTGAAATCGATATTTATTTCGCTATTTCTTATTATTACCCCTGTTGCTGTGTTCTGCGCTTTTGTGGCAAGGAAACTGGTAGATGACTTTCCTCATCACTCCGGATGGTCGATACTGGTCATAGTTATTGCTCACACGCTGTTT GTTCTGATCGCTCTTCTCCTGACTTCAGGAAGAGATCCAGGCATAGTACCTCGTAATGCACATCCTCCGCAGCCAGATGACCATGATGCTGCTGCCAATATCAACAATGGACTAAGTCCACGGGGACGTTTACCACGGACGAAGGATGTCATTGTCAATGGCATCACTGTGAAAATCAAATATTGTGATACTTGCATGCTCTATAGACCCCTCCGTTGTTCTCATTGTTCTGTATGTGATAACTGCGTGGAGCGATTTGATCACCACTGCCCATGGGTGGGGCAGTGTATTGGATTG CGAAATTACCGGTTCTACTACATATTTGTCTTCTCTGCAACTCTTCTTTGCTTATATATACATGGCTTTTGCTGGGTCTACATCACGAGGATCAAGAACTCGGAGGAAATATCAATTTGGAAAGCAATGACCAAAACTCCTGCATCTATTGTTCTAATAATCTACAGTTTCGTTTGTGTCTGGTTTGTTGGAGGCCTCACTGCTTTCCACACGTATCTCATCAGCACTAACCAG TCTACTTATGAAAACTTTAGATACCGGTACGATCGACAAGTCAACCCATACAACAGAGGGATAGTTAACAACTTCAAAGAAGTGTTCTGCACTAGAATTCCTCCATCTAAGAACAAATTCAGGTCCAAGATTCCAAAGGAGCTACCAGATGCATCTCAAGGAGTTGGTGCTCGGACCCTGAGTCCTCTGATGAGAAAATCCACAGGGAACATGGAATTAGTAGGGAGGAGAGTTTATATTGATGAGCCTAACGATGATGATACCAGAGATGTGTTTAGCAATGAGGAACATAGCAGCAAGGATAGTGGGGAGAGACAAGATATTTGGTATCTTCACCAAAAATCAGACATAATTCCTGAAGTCCATGACAGAGTACATGAAGTTGGGGAATCAAATTGTGCTGCTAGTGAAAGTAGTAGTGGGCCTAATGGGAACACAACTACATAG
- the LOC130715739 gene encoding NAC domain-containing protein 83-like, producing the protein MEKLNFVKNGVSRLPPGFRFQPTDEELVFQYLKCKVFSFPLPASIIPQINVCSYDPWDLPGNCDYEQERYFFSSKESKYRNGNRMNRKTNCGYWKATGSDKKISSSTSNDGIMGIRKTLVFYQGKSPNGSKTDWVLHEYRLVGVETSACNSTQNLNEIGDWVLCRVLMKKRSRESDGGTTHNMNMQNPRLFDFMMVSNRSNSSSSSSCSSSSNYNFMEVSSNAPDQEGTSGYADF; encoded by the exons ATGGAAAAGCTGAATTTTGTTAAGAATGGAGTGAGCAGATTGCCTCCTGGTTTTCGTTTCCAGCCAACAGATGAAGAGCTTGTGTTTCAGTACTTGAAATGTAAAGTGTTCTCATTCCCATTgcctgcttccatcattcctcagATCAATGTCTGCAGCTATGATCCTTGGGATTTGCCAG GAAATTGTGATTATGAGCAAGAGAGGTACTTTTTCAGCTCCAAGGAATCTAAGTATCGAAATGGCAATCGAATGAACAGAAAAACCAATTGTGGCTATTGGAAGGCAACTGGGTCAGACAAAAAGATATCTTCTTCAACAAGTAATGATGGCATTATGGGGATAAGAAAAACCCTGGTTTTTTACCAAGGCAAGTCACCAAATGGCTCCAAAACTGATTGGGTTTTGCATGAATATCGTCTTGTCGGTGTAGAAACTAGTGCTTGCAACTCAACCCAA AACTTAAACGAGATAGGAGATTGGGTTCTGTGTCGTGTATTGATGAAGAAAAGAAGTAGAGAAAGTGATGGCGGCACCACTCATAACATGAATATGCAAAATCCAAGATTGTTTGATTTTATGATGGTGAGCAATAGGAGtaattcttcttcatcctcatcgTGTTCAAGTTCCAGTAATTATAACTTCATGGAGGTCTCTTCAAATGCACCTGACCAAGAAGGAACAAGTGGCTATGCTGATTTTTAA
- the LOC130715323 gene encoding uncharacterized protein LOC130715323: protein MAEIHAAEGQLNGAGNLILNSLEPIGTKRQRRPSVRLGDIGGDQPHESHHRRSTSSKGWKLGFDHRKEKDSTAANPSSGNKPSKTRPLTNLTSVADFNETLDGDEREGNNIDSVAIGSWKVKESKKRATKRVRSSWVSRIEDGGGGGGGGEGEEKYSGGDDDVDDGYREFDMENSDSLLKEQSPIQSMENLGVDGHRRSFKGSRDHHDGIELSGPSDTDARDWKCGGTSGGDRNENGGGRVRSGEDGVRIWLNGLGLGRYAPVFEVHEVDDEVLPMLTLEDLKDMGISAVGSRRKMYCAIQKLGKGFS from the coding sequence ATGGCTGAGATTCATGCGGCGGAGGGTCAGCTCAACGGCGCCGGAAACCTAATTCTGAACTCCTTGGAACCCATCGGAACCAAGCGCCAGAGGAGGCCTAGCGTCCGATTAGGCGACATCGGCGGCGACCAACCGCACGAATCCCACCACCGCCGAAGCACCAGCAGCAAGGGGTGGAAGCTCGGCTTCGACCACCGCAAGGAAAAGGATTCCACCGCCGCTAACCCATCATCAGGTAATAAACCCTCCAAGACTCGACCCTTAACCAATTTGACCTCCGTCGCCGACTTCAATGAAACCCTAGACGGCGACGAGAGGGAAGGGAACAACATCGACAGCGTCGCGATTGGTAGCTGGAAGGTGAAAGAGTCCAAGAAGAGGGCCACCAAGAGGGTCAGATCGAGTTGGGTCTCGAGAATCGAGGATGGTgggggcggtggtggtggtggtgaaggggAGGAAAAGTACAGTGGCGGCGATGATGATGTGGATGATGGGTATCGGGAATTTGATATGGAGAATTCGGATTCTCTGTTGAAAGAACAGAGCCCTATTCAATCTATGGAGAATTTGGGGGTTGATGGGCATAGGAGGTCGTTTAAGGGTAGTAGGGATCACCATGATGGGATTGAGCTATCTGGGCCTTCTGATACTGATGCAAGGGATTGGAAGTGTGGAGGGACTAGTGGTGGTGATAGGAATGAGAATGGTGGTGGGAGGGTCAGGTCTGGTGAAGATGGGGTTAGGATTTGGCTCAATGGGTTGGGGTTAGGGCGTTATGCGCCGGTGTTTGAAGTGCATGAGGTTGATGATGAGGTTTTGCCAATGTTGACACTAGAGGATCTCAAAGATATGGGGATTAGTGCTGTTGGATCCAGGAGAAAAATGTACTGTGCTATTCAGAAGCTTGGAAAGGGCTTCTCCTGA
- the LOC130711578 gene encoding mitochondrial import inner membrane translocase subunit TIM8-like, translating into MDFSQMDSPDMEQFLSQGQQMAMVNEMLAKLTSTCWDKCITGTPGSKLSSGEATCLSNCAKRYIEMSMLIMERFKSMQ; encoded by the exons ATGGACTTTTCACAGATGGATTCTCCTGACATGGAGCAATTCTTATCT CAAGGACAGCAAATGGCAATGGTTAATGAAATGTTGGCAAAACTGACAAGCACATGCTGGGACAAATGCATCACTGGCACACCTGGGAGTAAGCTCAGTTCTGGTGAAGCTACTTGTCTTTCAAACTGTGCAAAGCGTTACATTGAGATGAGCATGCTTATCATGGAAAGGTTTAAGAGTATGCAGTGA
- the LOC130710393 gene encoding protein BASIC PENTACYSTEINE4-like, whose protein sequence is MGDDRQHENGRHKMEYYRGARSPWDMDHQHQVKEPNALVMNKKLRSIMAERQAALLELELEAAISEKNEALAARDLALRQRDEALAQRDNALLQRDNALAALQNRNSAVNFPFSGGSQRGSKWIHHSPNHLSDITETSYITKDMIIRDASPVTIVTPEDVRSHQAKRTKESKVINSKSSKPPCKVKKLGEDLNKKASSEGTKFRSEWDSQDVGLNLIAFDETIMPVPVCTCTGIARQCYKWGNGGWQSSCCTTTLSVYPLPQLPNKRHARIGGRKMSGSVFTRLLSKLASEGHDISIPLDLKNYWARHGTNRYITIK, encoded by the exons ATGGGTGATGACCGCCAACATGAAAACGGTAGGCATAAGATGGAATACTACAGAGGAGCTCGTTCACCG TGGGATATGGATCACCAGCATCAAGTAAAGGAGCCAAATGCACTAGTTATGAACAAGAAACTTAGGTCTATTATGGCTGAAAGGCAAGCTGCCCTTCTAGAACTTGAGCTAGAGGCTGCTATATCAGAAAAGAATGAAGCCTTGGCTGCCCGAGATTTAGCCCTTCGGCAGAGGGATGAAGCACTTGCTCAGAGGGATAATGCCCTATTGCAACGAGACAATGCCCTTGCAGCCCTTCAAAATCGAAACAGTGCTGTCAACTTCCCTTTCAGTGGTGGAAGTCAACGTGGATCGAAGTGGATTCACCATTCTCCAAACCATCTCTCTGACATAACAGAAACTTCATACATCACAAAGGATATGATAATAAGGGATGCATCACCAGTGACTATTGTAACTCCTGAAGATGTCAGATCTCATCAAGCTAAGAGAACGAAAGAGAGCAAGGTAATTAATTCCAAGTCATCGAAGCCACCTTGCAAAGTAAAGAAATTGGGTGAGGATTTAAATAAGAAGGCTTCTTCTGAAGGGACAAAGTTCAGATCTGAATGGGATAGTCAGGATGTTGGCTTGAATTTGATTGCATTTGATGAAACTATCATGCCAGTCCCAGTTTGCACATGCACCGGCATAGCACGACAGTGCTACAAATGGGGTAACGGCGGATGGCAGTCATCTTGTTGTACCACCACATTGTCGGTGTATCCGCTACCACAGCTTCCGAACAAGCGCCACGCCCGCATAGGAGGGCGAAAGATGAGTGGAAGTGTCTTCACAAGACTTCTCAGTAAGTTGGCCTCAGAAGGCCATGATATATCTATACCATTGGATCTTAAGAACTACTGGGCTAGACATGGAACAAATCGCTACATTACCATCAAGTAG
- the LOC130710391 gene encoding probable serine/threonine-protein kinase At1g54610, giving the protein MGCALGTPAVAGDRRRRSPAAAEGGKNAVSVPDRQKDPNAGEAPAPELRKYRLDSFTATHQGWPPWLMAVAGDAIRDWTPRRANTFEKLAKIGQGTYSNVYKARDLVTGKIVALKKVRFDNLEAESVKFMAREILVLRRLDHPNVVKLEGLVTSRISSSIYLVFEYMEHDLAGLAAGPGVKFSEPQVKCYMKQLLSGLEHCHSRGVLHRDIKGSNLLIDNEGVLKIADFGLANFYDSKQKHPMTSRVVTLWYRPPELLLGATFYGVGIDLWSAGCILAELLAGKPIMPGRTEVEQLHKIFKLCGSPSEQYWKKYRLPNATLFKPQQPYKRCIIETFKDFPSSSLPLIETLLAIDPVDRGNTSAALNSEFFNTEPYACEPSSLPKYPPSKELDVKLRDEAARRRKALSGKNNAVDGTKRVRTRERGCAIPAPEANAEIQTNLDRMRVVTRANAKSKSEKFPPPHQDGAVGYPLDASNKGAVSFGATETSFSSTISNSKPSGSVGSYASSSYRGWKTNKAGSHSAPSWKLMRAFKPSTVGLSFNLLFRRK; this is encoded by the exons ATGGGTTGCGCGCTAGGAACTCCGGCCGTCGCCGGAGATCGCCGCCGACGTAGCCCTGCTGCTGCTGAGGGAGGCAAGAATGCCGTCAGTGTTCCTGACAGGCAGAAGGACCCCAACGCCGGCGAAGCTCCGGCGCCTGAGCTCCGGAAATATCGACTGGATTCATTCACGGCGACCCATCAGGGTTGGCCGCCGTGGTTGATGGCGGTGGCCGGCGATGCTATCCGGGACTGGACTCCTCGCCGTGCCAACACGTTTGAGAAGCTTGCTAAG ATTGGGCAAGGTACTTATAGCAACGTGTACAAAGCTAGAGACCTTGTTACAGGGAAGATAGTGGCTTTGAAGAAAGTTAGATTTGATAATTTGGAGGCAGAGAGTGTGAAGTTCATGGCTAGAGAGATACTTGTTTTGAGGAGGCTTGATCACCCCAATGTGGTGAAGCTTGAGGGCTTGGTTACTTCAAGAATATCATCGAGTATTTACTTGGTGTTTGAGTACATGGAGCATGATCTTGCTGGTCTTGCAGCTGGGCCTGGTGTCAAATTCTCTGAGCCTCAG GTAAAATGCTATATGAAGCAATTACTGTCTGGCCTTGAGCATTGCCACAGCCGAGGTGTGTTGCACCGTGATATCAAAGGTTCCAATCTGCTTATTGACAATGAAGGAGTACTTAAAATTGCAGATTTCGGACTGGCAAATTTCTATGATTCTAAGCAAAAGCATCCCATGACTAGTAGAGTTGTGACCCTTTGGTATCGTCCCCCTGAGCTTCTTCTTGGGGCTACATTCTATGGCGTCGGTATTGATCTTTGGAGCGCTGGCTGCATATTGGCAGAGTTGCTTGCTGGAAAGCCAATCATGCCTGGACGAACAGAG GTTGAGCAACTGCACAAAATATTCAAGTTATGTGGCTCTCCGTCAGAGCAATATTGGAAGAAATATAGATTGCCAAATGCTACACTCTTTAAGCCGCAGCAACCATATAAAAGATGCATCATAGAAACGTTCAAGGAttttccatcttcttcattACCTCTAATCGAAACTCTTCTTGCAATAGATCCGGTTGATCGTGGCAATACCTCAGCTGCTCTCAACAGTGAA TTTTTTAACACTGAGCCCTATGCTTGTGAACCATCAAGTTTACCAAAGTATCCTCCTTCCAAAGAATTGGACGTAAAACTCAGAGATGAAGCAGCAAGAAG GCGAAAAGCTCTGAGTGGAAAAAACAATGCAGTTGATGGTACCAAAAGAGTTAGAACACGTGAGCGCGGCTGTGCTATTCCAGCCCCGGAAGCCAATGCAGAGATCCAAACAAACTTAGAT AGGATGAGAGTTGTGACCCGTGCAAATGCGAAGAGCAAAAGTGAGAAATTTCCACCTCCTCATCAAGATGGAGCTGTTGGATATCCACTGGATGCATCAAATAAAGGAGCTGTTTCATTTGGAGCCACTGAAACGTCTTTTAGCTCCACCATATCTAATTCAAAGCCTTCTGGATCCGTTGGAAGCTATGCGTCCAGCTCTTACAGAGGGTGGAAAACTAACAAAGCAGGTTCCCATTCGGCGCCATCATGGAAACTTATGCGTGCATTCAAGCCTTCAACTGTTGGCCTTTCTTTCAATTTATTATTTAGGAGAAAATAA
- the LOC130712768 gene encoding uncharacterized protein LOC130712768: MGSGNSRLNATEGGGVLPPKVRSTLLNRFEEFRKRRNGGAGTISKKQLLKDAEETEDEHSQISHESETEDNKVLVLKETQPIKEETVVQVIATEKLSRVVPMPNPECEIEEQKDQVNQNTDSNKGKTEQVTDPNMVIIEHVNECIDQGVIIIDPKQGKLILVDEKVEAEVKTEVVHVDVKAEAEFKTGEGKIAEQAETEVKTEEGKIAEPVEEPRQEIKEEVGEKSDDDSDDDDEEDGEFGRFLCPGSPSFRIYYIEAEKRKDQEECKSPTIVMHHQKSHSADSVESSASRKSRRSSNDALEVLDVEIEPIAKGKGKKSKKFGPMKKLLKVKSCYYPMSTCTGNGRAHLIAAKAGH; the protein is encoded by the exons ATGGGGAGTGGTAATTCAAGATTAAACGCCACCGAAGGAGGAGGTGTTTTGCCTCCGAAAGTGCGGTCCACGCTTCTTAACCGGTTCGAGGAATTCAGAAAACGCAGGAATGGAGGAGCAGGCACCATCTCCAAGAAGCAGCTATTGAAGGATGCAGAGGAAACAGAGGATGAACATTCTCAAATTTCTCATGAATCTGAAACAGAGGATAACAAGGTTTTGGTGCTAAAGGAGACTCAACCAATCAAAGAGGAAACGGTAGTTCAAGTAATAGCCACAGAAAAACTCTCAAGAGTGGTTCCAATGCCCAACCCTGAATGTGAAATTGAGGAACAGAAAGATCAAGTTAACCAAAACACTGATTCCAATAAGGGTAAAACAGAACAAGTTACAGATCCTAACATGGTTATTATAGAGCATGTTAACGAATGCATAGACCAAGGTGTCATAATCATAGATCCTAAACAAGGTAAATTGATTCTTGTTGATGAAAAGGTTGAGGCAGAGGTGAAAACAGAGGTGGTTCATGTTGATGTGAAAGCTGAGGCAGAGTTCAAAACAGGGGAGGGGAAGATTGCAGAGCAGGCTGAGACAGAGGTAAAAACAGAGGAGGGAAAAATTGCAGAGCCTGTGGAAGAGCCAAGGCAAGAAATTAAGGAAGAAGTAGGTGAGAAAAgtgatgatgatagtgatgatgatgatgaagaagatggagaatTTGGAAGATTTCTATGTCCTGGATCACCAAGTTTCAGAATTTATTACATTGAAGCAGAGAAAAGAAAGGATCAAGAAGAAT GTAAGAGTCCAACCATTGTGATGCACCACCAGAAGTCCCACAGTGCTGACAGTGTTGAAAGCTCTGCATCAAGAAAATCCAGAAGAAGCTCAAACGAT GCACTTGAGGTTCTGGATGTTGAAATTGAACCAATTGCAAAGGGAAAAGGgaaaaaatcaaagaaatttGGGCCTATGAAAAAACTACTCAAGGTTAAGTCATGCTACTACCCAATGTCTACCTGTACTGGGAATGGCAGAGCTCACCTTATTGCTGCAAAAGCAGGACATTGA